The proteins below are encoded in one region of Syntrophotalea carbinolica DSM 2380:
- a CDS encoding efflux RND transporter periplasmic adaptor subunit, whose protein sequence is MKGLPYQKRTLALVAVFVPLLGLFVYVALRSGPLAPVSVVLATVENKNISPALFGIGTVKARFTYKIGPTSPGRLKQLNVYVGDSVKSGQVLGEMDPVDLNARLQSMDAAIKRAKAQLGEAEVRHNFAQTQATRYEGLLKTRSTSEEIFATKQQDLLVAGAALTAAHQEIARLSAEKTALKEQLKNLSLIAPSDGLVVSRDVDPGTTVVAGQTVAEVIDPDTLWVNVRFDQIHAHGLAAGLPARITLRSHPGKVLSGRVFRVEPLADAVTEESLAKVVFDQIPGPFPPLGELAEITVALPPLPPAPVIPGAAVHFVDGRTGVWQVIDGDLRFTSISRGPVDLDGYLQIREGLKAGDRVVAYSENALNTRSRIHIVDHILEVDQ, encoded by the coding sequence ATGAAAGGGTTGCCTTACCAAAAGCGTACACTGGCGCTGGTAGCCGTATTTGTTCCCCTCCTTGGACTCTTTGTTTACGTAGCTTTACGTTCGGGGCCACTCGCCCCGGTATCCGTCGTTTTAGCAACCGTCGAAAATAAAAATATTTCACCTGCACTTTTCGGTATCGGAACCGTCAAGGCCCGTTTCACCTATAAAATCGGGCCAACATCCCCCGGGCGATTGAAACAACTGAATGTTTACGTTGGAGACAGCGTAAAATCCGGACAAGTACTTGGCGAAATGGACCCGGTCGACCTTAATGCGCGCCTTCAATCCATGGATGCTGCGATAAAAAGGGCAAAAGCGCAGCTTGGGGAAGCCGAAGTCCGCCACAACTTTGCTCAAACTCAGGCGACACGCTACGAAGGGCTATTAAAAACCCGCTCGACCAGCGAAGAAATTTTTGCGACGAAGCAGCAGGATCTTCTGGTTGCCGGGGCTGCACTGACTGCAGCGCACCAGGAAATAGCCCGTTTAAGCGCGGAAAAGACGGCCCTGAAGGAGCAGCTTAAAAACCTGTCACTGATTGCGCCGTCGGATGGCTTGGTCGTGTCCCGCGATGTCGATCCTGGCACGACTGTGGTCGCGGGCCAGACGGTTGCGGAGGTGATCGATCCGGACACGCTTTGGGTTAATGTCCGGTTTGATCAGATCCATGCACATGGATTGGCTGCAGGTCTGCCTGCCCGAATTACATTACGATCCCATCCTGGCAAAGTACTGAGCGGACGGGTGTTCAGGGTGGAGCCATTGGCAGATGCGGTGACCGAGGAATCGCTTGCCAAGGTTGTTTTTGACCAAATTCCTGGTCCTTTTCCTCCGCTTGGAGAATTGGCCGAAATCACCGTTGCTTTACCGCCGCTTCCTCCCGCGCCGGTTATTCCCGGTGCCGCGGTGCATTTTGTTGACGGCAGAACAGGTGTATGGCAGGTCATCGATGGCGACCTTCGTTTTACGTCGATTTCCCGGGGACCTGTCGACCTCGATGGGTATCTGCAGATCCGGGAGGGACTCAAGGCGGGTGACCGGGTGGTGGCTTACAGCGAAAACGCTTTAAATACGCGCAGCCGGATTCATATCGTTGATCATATCCTTGAGGTTGACCAATGA
- the nirB gene encoding nitrite reductase large subunit NirB, whose product MTKKIVIIGNGMVGHRFCVELIERGLAGKNRVIVFGGEPRPAYDRVQLSTWFAEESVDLTLEDEAWYRDNGIELSLGDPVIAIDRENRTVSTTSGRCQEYDKLVLATGSSAFMPPIPGMEHTGVFAYRTIDDLEAIAAYSRKVSSVAVIGGGLLGLEAAKACVDLGLETKVVEMAPRLMPRQLDDKGAAVLTEAIERLGIEVLTGVATTGIEGEDTVTGLGCRDRDVLPVEMVVVSAGIVPNDKLARDCGLEIGQRAGIVVNSAMQTSDPAIYAIGECALFEGMIYGLVAPGYEMARVTAAQFDGEVKEFTGFDMSTKLKLLGLDVASLGNPFDDNPDNRVVEVHDTVTGIYKRMVIDPSGKKLLGAILVGDAEPYGMLSLYVKGNKDLPEQPQSLIVKGGAGAGLTIDQLEDEDIICSCNNVSYGTISHAIEEQELRTVDAIQKVTKAGTGCGGCLPMVKAVLKHELAKAGIEMDNSVCGHFRYSRQDLLHIVKTKKIRTFEELLEQYGQGAGCAVCKTQVASIFASLWNEYILDHANLQDTNDRFLGNIQRNGTYSVIPRSPGGEITPEQLIVMGEIAKEFNLYTKLTGSQRVALFGVHLEDLPKVWARLGEVGLESGHAYAKGLRMVKSCVGDTWCRMGMGPSVDFAIELENRYKGMRSPHKLKAAVSGCTRECAEAMCKDFGLIATENGWNLYVGGNGGAFPRHADLLATDLDREKAIRYIDRYLMYYVRTADKLERTATWLGNLEGGVEKLKKVIIEDSLGICAELEADMERIVAGQHDEWAVTLSKPEQLERFRHFANTDGKDPVKLIGVRGQERPENWLKEYAMPEIEPVVLEGPREWVNLGCVSAIPKNSGATFQYGRHQIAVFNFSHRGEWYACQNLCPHKQEMVLSRGLLGDAAGIPQVTCPMHKKSFSLKDGKCANDEIYTIQTFEVKVDGDDLLVKLPTQEDLDRLHICKSNEPCTCFA is encoded by the coding sequence ATGACTAAAAAAATCGTAATTATCGGTAACGGCATGGTGGGACACCGTTTCTGTGTGGAACTGATTGAGCGGGGCCTAGCGGGAAAAAACAGGGTGATTGTGTTCGGCGGTGAACCGCGACCGGCTTACGACAGGGTGCAGCTTTCAACCTGGTTCGCCGAAGAGTCGGTGGACCTGACCCTGGAAGACGAGGCATGGTACCGCGACAACGGCATAGAGTTGAGTCTCGGCGACCCGGTAATCGCCATCGACCGGGAGAATCGCACTGTCTCTACCACCTCGGGACGCTGTCAGGAGTACGATAAGCTGGTGCTCGCCACCGGCTCGTCGGCCTTCATGCCGCCGATTCCGGGAATGGAACACACCGGTGTTTTCGCTTACCGCACCATCGATGATCTGGAGGCGATCGCCGCCTACAGCCGGAAAGTATCCAGCGTCGCCGTGATCGGAGGCGGCCTGCTCGGCCTGGAAGCGGCTAAGGCCTGCGTCGATCTGGGGCTGGAAACCAAGGTGGTGGAGATGGCCCCGCGGCTGATGCCCCGGCAGCTCGACGACAAAGGCGCCGCGGTGCTCACCGAGGCGATCGAGCGTCTTGGCATCGAGGTGCTCACCGGTGTGGCCACCACCGGCATCGAGGGGGAAGACACGGTCACCGGCCTCGGATGCCGTGACCGCGACGTCCTGCCGGTGGAAATGGTGGTGGTGTCCGCCGGCATCGTACCCAACGACAAACTGGCCCGCGATTGCGGTCTGGAGATCGGACAGCGCGCCGGCATCGTGGTTAACAGTGCCATGCAGACCAGCGACCCGGCGATCTACGCCATCGGCGAATGTGCCCTGTTCGAAGGAATGATCTACGGCCTGGTGGCCCCCGGCTACGAAATGGCGCGGGTCACCGCGGCACAATTCGACGGGGAGGTAAAGGAATTCACCGGCTTCGACATGTCCACCAAGCTCAAACTGCTGGGGCTCGACGTGGCCTCCCTAGGTAATCCCTTCGACGACAACCCGGACAACCGGGTGGTGGAGGTGCATGATACCGTTACCGGAATCTACAAGCGCATGGTCATCGATCCCAGCGGCAAGAAGTTGCTCGGCGCCATCCTGGTGGGCGACGCCGAGCCCTACGGCATGCTGTCCCTCTACGTCAAGGGCAACAAGGATCTTCCCGAGCAGCCCCAGTCGCTGATTGTCAAAGGCGGCGCCGGCGCCGGTCTGACCATCGACCAGTTGGAGGATGAAGATATCATCTGCTCCTGCAACAACGTCAGCTATGGTACCATCAGCCACGCCATCGAGGAGCAGGAGCTGCGCACCGTGGATGCGATCCAGAAAGTCACCAAAGCCGGCACCGGCTGCGGCGGTTGCCTGCCGATGGTCAAGGCGGTGCTCAAACACGAGTTGGCCAAGGCCGGCATCGAAATGGACAATTCGGTGTGCGGGCACTTCCGCTATTCGCGCCAGGATCTGCTGCACATCGTCAAAACCAAAAAGATCCGCACCTTCGAGGAGCTGCTGGAACAGTACGGTCAGGGAGCCGGCTGCGCGGTGTGCAAAACTCAGGTCGCCTCGATCTTCGCATCGCTGTGGAACGAGTACATCCTCGATCACGCCAATCTGCAGGACACCAACGACCGTTTTCTCGGCAACATCCAACGCAACGGTACCTACTCTGTCATTCCGCGTTCCCCTGGCGGCGAGATTACCCCTGAGCAACTGATCGTTATGGGCGAGATAGCCAAAGAATTCAACCTTTACACAAAACTCACCGGCAGCCAACGCGTGGCGCTGTTCGGCGTACACCTGGAGGATCTGCCTAAAGTCTGGGCGCGACTGGGCGAAGTGGGTTTGGAGTCCGGACACGCCTACGCCAAGGGGCTGCGCATGGTCAAGAGCTGTGTAGGAGATACGTGGTGCCGCATGGGCATGGGGCCTTCCGTTGATTTTGCCATCGAACTGGAAAACCGATACAAAGGCATGCGCTCGCCGCATAAGTTAAAAGCGGCGGTGTCCGGCTGCACACGCGAGTGCGCCGAAGCGATGTGTAAAGACTTCGGCCTGATCGCCACCGAAAACGGTTGGAACCTTTACGTCGGCGGCAACGGCGGCGCCTTCCCGCGTCACGCCGACCTGTTGGCCACCGATCTCGACCGGGAAAAGGCCATCCGCTATATCGACCGCTACCTGATGTATTACGTACGCACCGCCGACAAGCTGGAGCGTACCGCCACTTGGCTGGGCAATCTTGAGGGCGGGGTAGAGAAACTGAAGAAGGTTATCATCGAAGACTCCCTTGGTATTTGTGCCGAACTCGAGGCGGACATGGAGCGGATCGTCGCCGGCCAACATGACGAATGGGCTGTTACCCTCTCCAAGCCGGAGCAGTTGGAACGATTCCGCCACTTTGCAAACACCGACGGGAAGGATCCTGTCAAGCTAATCGGCGTGCGCGGCCAGGAGAGGCCGGAAAATTGGCTGAAGGAATACGCTATGCCAGAGATCGAGCCAGTGGTCCTGGAAGGACCCCGCGAATGGGTCAATCTTGGCTGTGTCTCTGCGATACCCAAAAATAGTGGTGCTACCTTTCAATATGGCCGACACCAGATTGCGGTATTTAATTTCTCACACCGAGGTGAATGGTATGCCTGCCAGAATCTCTGCCCCCACAAGCAGGAGATGGTCCTGTCCCGCGGCCTTCTCGGAGATGCTGCGGGCATTCCGCAGGTGACCTGCCCGATGCACAAGAAATCTTTCTCACTCAAGGACGGCAAGTGCGCCAACGACGAAATCTATACCATTCAAACCTTTGAAGTGAAGGTCGATGGTGATGACCTCTTGGTCAAACTCCCCACACAGGAAGATCTAGATCGTTTGCACATTTGCAAGAGCAACGAACCTTGCACCTGCTTCGCTTGA
- a CDS encoding ABC transporter permease, translating to MISLAGRDILHSWGKFVFTGMGLGLLIGVTLSMAGIYRGMVDDARVLLDNSGADLWVVQKDTLGPYAESSSLYDDTWRGIRGMPGVAQAANITYLTMQVRRQEGDVRAMVTGITPGGPATPGRPPYLVAGRQITRSHYEAVADITSGFELGERIRIRRNYYTVVGLTRRMVSSSGDPMVFIPLKDAQEAQFLKDNDAIREQRRRTIENPDFNIPGVLGLTDAVIASQGINPYVNAVLVRVERGRDAEEVAGSIRRWKRLTVYTRRQMEGILVGKLIASSAKQIAMFLVILSIVSSAIVAFIIYTLTLAKIREIAVLKLIGTRNRTIVGLIMQQSLALGLIGFVVGKITATLLMAPIFPKYVLLQPLDSVIGFFAVVIICAMSSIVAIHAALKVDPAEAIGG from the coding sequence ATGATCAGCCTCGCAGGGCGTGATATTTTGCACTCCTGGGGAAAATTCGTTTTTACCGGCATGGGGCTGGGACTGCTGATCGGCGTCACGCTTTCCATGGCCGGCATCTATCGCGGCATGGTGGATGATGCCAGGGTGCTGCTTGATAACAGTGGTGCTGATCTCTGGGTGGTTCAAAAAGACACTCTCGGCCCCTATGCCGAATCATCAAGCTTATACGATGACACCTGGCGGGGAATCCGGGGCATGCCGGGTGTAGCGCAGGCGGCCAATATTACCTATCTCACCATGCAGGTGCGCAGACAAGAAGGGGATGTGCGAGCCATGGTAACCGGAATCACGCCCGGTGGGCCGGCAACACCCGGTCGTCCACCCTATCTTGTCGCAGGACGACAGATAACCAGAAGCCATTATGAAGCTGTCGCAGACATTACTTCAGGATTCGAGCTCGGTGAGCGCATCCGAATCCGCCGCAATTACTACACTGTGGTCGGCTTGACCAGAAGGATGGTGTCTTCCAGTGGCGATCCGATGGTTTTCATTCCCCTCAAGGACGCCCAGGAAGCCCAGTTTCTCAAGGACAACGACGCTATCCGGGAGCAACGTCGTCGCACCATTGAAAATCCGGATTTCAACATACCGGGGGTATTGGGTTTAACCGATGCGGTCATCGCTTCGCAAGGAATCAATCCCTACGTTAACGCCGTTTTGGTGAGGGTTGAAAGGGGACGTGATGCGGAAGAAGTTGCCGGATCGATCCGGCGCTGGAAACGATTGACAGTCTACACCCGCCGTCAGATGGAAGGAATTCTGGTCGGTAAGTTAATCGCCTCTTCGGCAAAACAGATTGCCATGTTTCTGGTGATCCTTTCGATAGTCAGCTCGGCAATTGTCGCCTTCATTATCTACACTTTGACGCTGGCAAAAATCCGTGAAATCGCTGTGCTGAAATTGATTGGCACCAGGAACCGGACCATTGTCGGCCTGATCATGCAACAGTCCCTCGCCCTGGGCCTGATCGGTTTCGTGGTGGGGAAGATCACTGCAACCCTCTTAATGGCGCCGATTTTCCCAAAATATGTGTTGTTACAGCCGCTTGACTCAGTCATTGGTTTTTTCGCCGTGGTTATCATCTGCGCGATGTCGAGCATTGTTGCCATCCATGCTGCACTCAAGGTCGATCCGGCCGAAGCCATTGGAGGTTGA
- a CDS encoding TetR/AcrR family transcriptional regulator — translation MSRSRKHLPAEERRGIIIKTVLELAGEQNPSEITTAAIAKRMGLTQGALFRHFSTKDAIIEAAMEWVLKELMARVEKAGKAHSSPLAALENIFLTHSDFITEHPGIPRMLFGELQRADETGPKRIVQMLVRRYGEYLNQLIEKGKVCGELDKALDSDAAANLFIGTIQGLVMQSLLAGDMRRIRRDAPRVFAIFQRGIRSKL, via the coding sequence ATGAGTAGGTCTCGCAAGCATTTACCGGCGGAGGAGCGGCGTGGGATTATCATTAAAACGGTGCTCGAATTAGCCGGAGAACAGAACCCAAGTGAAATCACCACAGCAGCTATCGCGAAACGCATGGGATTGACCCAGGGGGCACTGTTTCGACACTTTTCGACCAAAGACGCCATAATCGAAGCGGCTATGGAATGGGTTCTCAAAGAATTGATGGCACGCGTCGAAAAAGCGGGCAAGGCACATTCGTCGCCTTTGGCCGCCCTCGAAAACATCTTTCTGACCCACTCGGATTTCATCACGGAGCACCCCGGCATCCCGCGTATGTTGTTTGGCGAATTGCAACGAGCAGATGAAACCGGTCCTAAACGTATTGTCCAAATGCTTGTCCGCCGCTATGGAGAATATCTCAATCAGTTGATTGAAAAAGGAAAAGTATGTGGAGAACTCGATAAAGCGCTCGATAGCGATGCCGCTGCAAATTTGTTTATAGGCACTATTCAGGGCCTAGTGATGCAATCATTGCTGGCGGGAGATATGCGTCGTATCCGGCGGGATGCACCGAGGGTTTTTGCCATTTTTCAACGGGGAATCAGGAGCAAATTATGA
- a CDS encoding peptidylprolyl isomerase: protein MARASARHILVPTEEECLSLKKRIEAGETFAAIAGQYSKCPSGRQGGALGEFRPGQMVKEFDEVVFSGEIGKVLGPVKTQFGYHLIEILSRVD, encoded by the coding sequence ATGGCCAGAGCAAGCGCCCGGCACATTCTGGTGCCTACCGAGGAAGAATGCCTCAGTCTCAAAAAAAGAATCGAAGCCGGTGAAACCTTTGCCGCTATCGCCGGACAGTACTCTAAATGTCCTTCCGGCAGGCAGGGTGGGGCTCTTGGCGAGTTTCGCCCCGGGCAGATGGTCAAGGAATTTGACGAAGTGGTCTTCTCCGGCGAGATCGGCAAGGTTCTCGGCCCGGTCAAGACCCAGTTCGGTTACCATTTGATCGAAATTCTCAGTCGCGTGGACTGA
- a CDS encoding YchJ family protein — protein MNSCPCGSGNDYAACCEPIIIGKKPAETAEQLMRARYSAHVKVEVDFLYTSTHPDYREGYDHKGTKTWAEDSQWHGLEIIATTDGGPKDETGEVEFVARFRDKEGLHSHCERGQFKRHDKQWRFTEGIMVKAQPRSVTKIGRNDPCICGSGKKYKKCCGK, from the coding sequence ATGAACAGCTGTCCTTGCGGCAGCGGCAACGACTACGCTGCCTGCTGCGAACCGATCATCATCGGGAAAAAACCGGCCGAAACGGCAGAACAACTCATGCGTGCGCGTTACTCCGCCCACGTCAAGGTCGAGGTCGATTTTCTTTATACCAGCACCCACCCCGATTATCGCGAGGGATACGACCACAAGGGCACCAAAACCTGGGCCGAGGATTCCCAATGGCACGGTCTCGAAATTATTGCAACGACAGACGGTGGTCCGAAAGACGAAACGGGCGAGGTCGAATTTGTCGCCCGCTTTCGCGATAAAGAAGGTTTACATAGCCACTGCGAGCGCGGTCAGTTCAAACGCCACGACAAGCAATGGCGGTTTACCGAAGGCATTATGGTCAAAGCGCAGCCGCGCAGCGTTACCAAGATCGGTCGTAACGATCCCTGCATTTGCGGCAGCGGCAAAAAATACAAAAAATGCTGCGGCAAATAA
- a CDS encoding class I SAM-dependent methyltransferase: MQIIHEEIMRHLPRSGEARRLFHGRGQCFSGYDDLVIDYFPPVVMVVLYRQRSQAWLEELTQLLTAALPDKPAAVLLQERFLLNGPSRVLQGALPESLEALEAGLSFRLRLGEARNVGFFPDMAVGRKLVRERAAGKRVLNLFAYTCSFSVAALAGGARQVVNLDMNRGALELGRLNHRVNDIDLRQASFLSLEFFRSIGKLRKLGPFDLVICDPPASQGKSFTAERHWPKLVRRLPELVAPGGEIVACLNAPDLGPDFLDGLFAEHIPQAENLGLYRPGDDFPEAYPDCAVSLHHYRLPLIKNG, translated from the coding sequence ATGCAAATCATTCACGAAGAAATCATGCGGCATCTGCCGCGCAGCGGCGAAGCCCGTCGTCTTTTCCATGGCCGGGGTCAATGCTTCAGCGGCTACGACGATCTGGTGATCGACTATTTTCCCCCGGTTGTGATGGTGGTTCTTTATCGGCAACGGTCGCAGGCTTGGTTGGAGGAACTGACCCAACTTTTGACGGCGGCTTTGCCGGATAAACCCGCTGCGGTGCTATTGCAGGAGCGTTTTTTACTCAACGGTCCGAGCCGTGTGTTGCAAGGGGCGTTGCCGGAAAGTCTTGAAGCGCTGGAGGCGGGATTGTCCTTCCGGCTGCGCCTCGGCGAGGCCCGGAATGTTGGGTTTTTCCCGGATATGGCGGTGGGGCGCAAGCTGGTCCGCGAACGTGCGGCGGGCAAACGCGTATTGAATCTTTTCGCCTACACCTGCAGCTTTTCCGTCGCCGCGCTGGCCGGCGGTGCACGTCAGGTGGTCAATCTGGATATGAATCGCGGCGCGCTGGAACTCGGCAGACTCAACCATCGGGTTAACGATATCGATCTGCGCCAGGCCAGTTTTTTGTCGCTGGAATTTTTTCGCAGCATCGGCAAACTGCGTAAACTGGGGCCTTTCGATCTGGTGATCTGCGATCCGCCGGCCTCCCAGGGTAAAAGCTTTACCGCAGAGAGGCACTGGCCCAAGCTGGTACGTCGCCTGCCGGAACTGGTTGCCCCCGGTGGAGAGATAGTGGCTTGCCTGAACGCTCCGGATCTGGGCCCGGATTTTCTCGACGGGCTTTTCGCGGAGCATATTCCCCAGGCGGAAAACCTCGGGCTTTATCGTCCGGGAGACGATTTCCCCGAAGCTTACCCGGACTGCGCGGTATCCCTGCACCATTACCGCTTACCCTTGATTAAAAATGGGTAG
- a CDS encoding efflux transporter outer membrane subunit yields MWCQNIANLSAMAFVVGLLSGCVVGPDFKQPPAPSVTAYTAVPFPDTTTSAPTRWGASQRLVEGRAINPQWWKDLGSGKLNALIIEALQASPTLASTRATLRQAQENYAAKSGWTRYPQAEANITGQRQRFNPGSSGLTGDPREFELFNAGIGLRYNLDLFGRNRRILEALAAEIDYQRFQLAGARLALTSHVASTAISQARFASQIQAMEAILHVQEEQLELTREKVRLGQAAPEEILTLQTRVEQTRADIPLLLSQLQRSEHLLAVLAGKEPGAAGTPSFSLQDFNLPVALPLIVPSELVRARPDIQAAEALLQKANAEYGVAIANLYPQLNLSANLGSQALSIGGLFGSGSAVWNLAGQLTQPLFNSGLSAEKRAALAAFDAALENYRNIVLESLRNVADVLCDLENDSRRLSAFSVANMASQKALDIMKNRYEMGAADYIELLIAQQQSQKTEMDLIEVQAQRLLNSVAFLVAMGGGMPSSDAP; encoded by the coding sequence ATGTGGTGCCAAAACATTGCTAATTTAAGCGCCATGGCCTTCGTGGTCGGACTGCTGTCCGGCTGCGTCGTCGGTCCCGACTTCAAACAACCGCCGGCACCCAGCGTGACAGCTTATACCGCGGTTCCTTTCCCCGATACCACAACTTCGGCGCCGACAAGATGGGGAGCATCTCAACGGTTGGTTGAGGGCAGGGCCATAAATCCACAGTGGTGGAAAGATCTGGGCTCGGGCAAGCTCAATGCTCTTATCATAGAAGCACTACAGGCCAGTCCTACACTGGCTTCGACACGGGCTACCCTGCGCCAGGCGCAGGAAAATTATGCGGCAAAGTCCGGCTGGACCCGTTACCCTCAAGCTGAGGCAAACATCACCGGTCAGCGCCAACGATTTAACCCCGGCTCATCGGGATTGACCGGAGATCCCCGGGAATTCGAGCTTTTCAACGCAGGCATAGGACTGCGGTACAATCTCGACCTATTCGGACGCAACCGGCGCATATTGGAAGCTCTGGCCGCAGAGATCGATTATCAACGCTTTCAATTGGCGGGGGCACGGCTGGCATTGACGAGCCACGTCGCCAGCACGGCCATATCCCAGGCCAGGTTCGCAAGTCAAATTCAGGCTATGGAAGCCATCCTCCACGTTCAGGAAGAACAACTGGAATTGACCCGGGAGAAAGTGCGTCTTGGCCAGGCTGCCCCCGAAGAGATACTGACCCTGCAAACCCGGGTCGAGCAAACCCGTGCCGACATCCCTCTGCTGCTTAGCCAGCTCCAGCGAAGCGAACACCTGTTAGCCGTTCTCGCTGGAAAAGAGCCCGGAGCCGCCGGGACACCCTCCTTTTCCCTTCAGGATTTCAATCTCCCCGTTGCTCTACCACTGATTGTCCCCTCCGAACTGGTCCGCGCCCGCCCGGACATTCAAGCCGCCGAGGCTCTGTTGCAAAAAGCCAATGCGGAATACGGTGTTGCAATAGCAAATCTCTATCCGCAGTTGAATCTCAGTGCAAACCTCGGTTCGCAGGCGTTGTCGATCGGAGGTTTGTTCGGCAGCGGCTCGGCAGTTTGGAACCTCGCCGGACAACTGACACAACCTCTTTTCAATTCGGGCCTTTCTGCAGAGAAACGTGCGGCGCTAGCAGCTTTTGATGCCGCGTTGGAGAATTACCGAAACATCGTACTCGAATCGTTGCGAAATGTAGCCGACGTGCTGTGTGATCTGGAGAACGATTCCCGGAGATTGTCGGCTTTTTCTGTCGCCAATATGGCATCGCAGAAGGCACTCGATATCATGAAGAACAGGTACGAAATGGGTGCAGCCGATTATATTGAACTTCTCATCGCACAACAACAGTCGCAAAAAACGGAAATGGATCTGATTGAGGTGCAGGCACAGCGACTTCTCAACAGCGTGGCGTTTTTAGTAGCCATGGGAGGAGGGATGCCGAGCAGTGATGCACCGTAA
- a CDS encoding PAS domain-containing protein yields MKDASKAWDNLNTAVIVSDPEFNVTYANQRAYELFNELDISGLEVGKNMAFCHQPETMDKLKAIYQDFADKKIKINYLTMDGPGGTLTIVNVPFYDGDALGGVMEMVFEGSLA; encoded by the coding sequence ATGAAGGATGCCAGCAAAGCTTGGGACAACCTGAACACGGCCGTGATCGTTTCCGACCCTGAATTCAATGTGACCTATGCCAACCAGCGTGCCTATGAACTCTTTAACGAACTGGACATTTCCGGCCTGGAAGTGGGCAAGAACATGGCATTCTGTCATCAGCCGGAAACCATGGACAAGTTGAAAGCCATCTATCAGGATTTCGCAGACAAAAAGATCAAGATCAACTATCTGACCATGGACGGCCCCGGAGGGACCCTTACTATTGTCAACGTACCGTTCTACGACGGGGATGCGTTAGGCGGTGTGATGGAAATGGTTTTTGAAGGTTCTTTGGCCTGA
- a CDS encoding ABC transporter ATP-binding protein: MAGDGICIKGLKKRYGSGDTAVDALKAVDMHVAPGEVVGLIGPSGSGKTTLLKCLGAVTEPTGGQMMLGDDIIYDDSWKIKDLRALRRDRIGFVFQAPYLIPFLDVTDNVALLPMLAGRSNGEARTRAKEMLKALDVAHRARAMPSQLSGGEQQRVAIARGLVNHPPVILADEPTAPLDSERALAVIRILNDMAQKFETAIIVVTHDEKIIPTFKRIYHIRDGVTYEEAGEGRDIG, translated from the coding sequence ATGGCTGGTGATGGTATTTGTATAAAAGGATTAAAAAAACGCTATGGAAGCGGCGACACGGCCGTAGATGCATTGAAGGCCGTTGACATGCACGTTGCGCCCGGCGAAGTCGTTGGCCTGATCGGTCCCTCCGGGTCCGGCAAGACCACCCTGCTGAAATGTCTGGGGGCGGTAACTGAACCGACCGGTGGTCAAATGATGCTTGGGGATGACATCATTTATGACGACAGTTGGAAGATTAAAGATCTCCGTGCTTTGCGGCGAGACAGGATCGGTTTCGTTTTTCAGGCACCGTATCTCATCCCGTTTCTGGATGTCACCGACAACGTAGCCCTGCTGCCCATGCTGGCAGGCAGGTCCAACGGTGAGGCGCGTACACGTGCAAAAGAAATGTTGAAAGCACTCGATGTGGCGCATCGCGCCAGAGCCATGCCGTCGCAACTTTCCGGTGGAGAGCAGCAGCGGGTCGCCATTGCACGCGGGCTGGTAAACCATCCACCGGTGATTCTCGCCGACGAACCGACCGCACCGCTCGACAGCGAACGCGCCTTAGCGGTGATTCGAATTCTAAACGACATGGCGCAAAAATTTGAGACGGCGATTATCGTCGTCACCCATGACGAAAAAATAATTCCTACCTTCAAGCGGATTTACCATATCCGTGATGGAGTGACCTATGAGGAAGCAGGTGAAGGACGTGATATCGGGTAA